In the Oryza glaberrima chromosome 6, OglaRS2, whole genome shotgun sequence genome, one interval contains:
- the LOC127775915 gene encoding uncharacterized protein LOC127775915: protein METNGTEKNNCSKELMVPLALFAVELNSKKRLLFDVSSRKIHGVTSTVFPDAFCEFENGGWLLMAQHKPLSFQDQIVFLVHPSTGTHLDLPVLRSPNEGFFVFYVGSHGMPLVVAFIEIMSAVPTAHIACPGDVYWSIYKHISDPEMSEAMHKVQSALIVDVVLLGKQAVCVDFHGQILSFSITDMIWRTVSSCPDWSKQDSHFLVASNEQVVAISHPCKTGSAFKFFKLDLQAMEWSLLDDRELDNTSWFLCKGQSYRVKEEGKRRVYLFGPNKCAGSIVNGTEVATFTGSLGPSTLKSITNIYAYDLVDETVETVIPASIVTEVHRWILPSTFAT from the coding sequence ATGGAAACAAATGGTACAGAGAAGAATAACTGTTCCAAAGAGTTGATGGTACCCTTGGCCCTTTTCGCTGTGGAATTGAACAGCAAGAAGCGACTGCTGTTTGATGTTTCAAGCCGAAAGATCCATGGGGTAACCAGTACGGTGTTTCCAGATGCTTTCTGTGAATTTGAGAATGGTGGGTGGCTCCTAATGGCGCAGCACAAGCCGTTGTCCTTCCAAGATCAGATCGTGTTCCTTGTTCATCCTAGCACCGGCACACACTTGGACCTACCGGTACTTCGTTCTCCTAATGAGGGGTTCTTTGTTTTCTATGTTGGTTCTCATGGAATGCCTCTAGTGGTTGCATTCATTGAGATCATGAGTGCTGTTCCAACTGCCCATATTGCCTGTCCTGGAGATGTGTACTGGAGCATCTATAAGCATATTAGTGATCCAGAAATGTCAGAAGCTATGCACAAGGTCCAGAGTGCTTTGATCGTTGATGTGGTGTTGCTGGGGAAACAGGCTGTGTGCGTCGATTTTCATGGGCAAATCTTGTCCTTCAGCATCACTGATATGATTTGGAGAACAGTGTCATCTTGTCCTGATTGGAGTAAACAAGATTCTCATTTTCTTGTTGCGTCCAATGAGCAAGTCGTGGCCATATCGCATCCTTGTAAAACAGGGAGTGCTTTCAAGTTCTTTAAGCTGGATCTACAAGCAATGGAGTGGTCACTGCTGGATGACAGGGAGTTGGATAATACCAGCTGGTTCCTTTGTAAGGGCCAATCGTACCGTGTgaaggaggaagggaagaggaGAGTCTACTTATTTGGTCCAAATAAATGTGCCGGCTCAATCGTGAATGGAACTGAGGTGGCCACCTTCACTGGTTCATTAGGTCCTTCAACACTGAAGTCCATCACAAATATTTATGCATATGATTTAGTTGATGAGACTGTTGAGACAGTGATACCAGCATCAATCGTTACAGAAGTGCACCGTTGGATTCTCCCTAGTACATTCGCTACTTGA